The Raphanus sativus cultivar WK10039 chromosome 6, ASM80110v3, whole genome shotgun sequence sequence TTTTGAGGATCCGGAAGAGGTGAATTTGTAGAAGGGATGGTTTGAGTGGAGGTGACGGCTGGAGAAGGGAGGAGAGGAGCTATCTCCGGCGAGATCTGGTCTTCAAAAGGAAAGATTGTTGGAGAAGATGGGATTGTATTTGTCGTCGGCAAAGAGAAGGAAAGTGAGGAGAAAGACACGAAGGCGATGAGTTTTAAGATTAAAGATGAAGCCATGTCTTTTGTTACTGTAATGATGAACAAATCAATTGCTAGCTTTTTTTTGTTCGTGTTATCTCTCTCTTATTTCTCTCTAGTGATCAAAGTGCATTTATGCTGTAATGATACTGCCTCTCTATAAAGAAGCTTTTAGCTCTATAGtaagaaattaaattttgaattaaaatgaaTTATGTCTCactttattaatagtttaaagAATATGGGTTCGGTGGAAAAGGTTTTCCTTTTGGACGTTCTAGCAAAAAGCTAAGAGTTTTTCTTTTCGGTTGTTGGTTTCAATGATATATGTATTTGAATGGGAGTTTTCTACTTTGCTtagaatttttgtttattttgtataCAGAGTTATGCAATCTTGATAAACTGAACCTAATCTAACTGGAAACTGCACAAACATGAAATCAAACAAAACTGAACTTAGCTAAGATATCAATTCTGAATAATGGATACCACATATATACCTAAACTATGACTAAAacacaattaaaaattaaagttgaCATATTTTATTATGCATCGAAATTGAAACCATGATAAATTAAACCGATCTACCTATATTTTATTTCGTTTCTACTACTAATCCAGTCGAAAAGAAAACTTTGAATTAAAATATACTCCTATTTAACACTTTAATTGATTGAATGAAATTAATATTCCATCTtgtggtttttgattttttagaaaattatggAATTTGATATATGTAACTAAAAAAgtcataaatatatatcaagAATAAGAGTTAGTGGAACCTCTTGAACCACCAGGAAAGCAGTCTGTATATTGGTGTTAGTGTATAACTATTGCTGTGATAGAGTGAAGCTAAAGTTTGATATCTGATTCTATGTTAACTACTACTAAGTGGATTCTAGTGAAGTGGCCATTCAGGTAAAGATGTAAAACCAAAGAAGTTATATGAATACAGTCAATTCATTACATGTAAATTTAGTAACGAGCGCAACAAATCATAATTCACTAAACAGGCTTATCATGGGCTCACTAATCCAAGCCCATTTTCGCCATGCAAACATACGGAGCCCAACAAATGATAATTAGTGTATGCACAAGAACAAGCTAATAACACTTTATTTTGTTTCACTAATTTGGCAATATCTCTACTATCTTTGCATCATTTCCTTTTTAACTTTATCCTACACCTCTGATTTCCCTTGAGGATttatgaaaaacatatataattatatttttttgggggCAAATGTtaaaatcacatatatataattacaaaatagaattatgatataatatattaaaattattgttgTTAGGGAATAATCTGTtactacaaaatatataaaaaaatgaaataatagaaGTCACCACCAATCCCAAGCCACCAACCATCTTTGGTTAagtgtattaaaaaaaaatgtagaaaaaGGCTGCAAGCTCCATTggtcctctcctctctctcaaCTCTCAATGGCTACTGCTCGTCTCACCTACCCTCCTCATCTCCTCGCCACCCcacgatcatcatcatcaccaaccTCCATCGCCAACCTCCGTCTTCTTCCGGCCTCCCATTTCTCCCTCCGCTTCAAATCTAGCTTCTCCTCCGCCGAAACCACAAGTGTGCCGGTTCCGTTAGTGTTTTCCGATCGACAGCGACGTCAGAGGATGGAGGAACCAAGCAATGCCTGCGTAAGTGATTCTTTCAAttggttttagttttgtttcGGAGAGTGCTAGTGAAAGAACAATGATAGACTTCTCGCAGATTGATCGGTTCAGACAAAGTTTGTCtcttttttctgatttttttggtTCTATTACGTTTCGGAGAGTGCTAGTGAACAGTATAGACTTCGCAGATTGATTGGTTCAGACAAAGTTTGTCCCTTTTGTCTGAATTTTTGGTTCTGTTACCGTTTCGGAGAGTGGTAGAGGAACAATGATAGACTTCGCAGATTGATTGGTTCAGACAAAGTTTGTCTCTTTTGTCTGAATTTTTGGTTCCATCACGTTTCGGAGAGTGCTAGAGGAACAGTGACGACTTCGCAGATTGATCGGTTCAAATAAAGTTTGTCTCTTTTGTTCTGAAATTTTCGGATGAAGTGTTTGTCTCTTTTAGTTCTAAGTAGGTAGTTTTGGATTTGAAATTTAGAAGCTTTAAAAAAGATGAAACAGCTAATAGATTGTGGAACTTTATATAGGTGGCTTCAAACACCACGGAGAAGGAGATCGCAAGTCAAGAAATTGCGAAGAATCCGAGCTTGATCTGTGCTCCAGTGATGGCGGATTCAATAGACAAGATGGTGGCTGAAACTCACAAAGCACAGGAGTTGGGTGCAGACTTGGTGGAAATAAGATTAGATAGTCTCAAAGAGTTCAACAACCCTCTCGAGGatcttaaaactattataaacAAATCTCCTCTCCCCACTCTATTCACCTACAGGTTTGTCTCTCTGCCTTCTTCTTTTATAACTTGTGGTGCACACTATGAGTAATGTTGTTGCTGTGTTCTATAGGCCAAAATGGGAAGGCGGTCGATACGAAGGCGATGAAAACGAGCGTCTGGATGTGCTCCGTTTGGCTATGGAACTAGGAGCTGATTACATCGATGTCGAACTTAAGGTTATCATCGTGACAAAACTGAAGAtttttttggtatttgtttTTGATGTTAATTATCCTTCTTGTTTGTAATCTATAAAGGTTGCAAGTGAGTTCATCAAATCTATTAAAGGAAAGAAGCCTGAAAATTTCAGAGTCATTGTTTCGTCGCATAACTATCAGAGCACCCCTTCTGTCGAAGATCTCAGCGACCTTGCTTTAAGAATACAAGAAGCTGGAGCCGACATTGTGAAAATCGCTACTACAGCTGTGGATATAACAGATGTTGCTCGCATGTTCCATATCACCTCAAACGCTCAAGTAAGTTGTATTAGTTAGAGTCAAAGCGTTTTGCTATTATTCTTTGATTGTGATTCTTTGCTGAGCTCAGGTTCCTACAATAGGACTTGTTATGGGAGAAAGAGGACTAATGTCTCGGATTCTCTGTTCGAAGTTTGGTGGATACTTGACCTTCGGCACTTTAGAATCCGGGAAAGTTTCAGCTCCTGGCCAGCCGACGATCAAGGAACTGTTGGATCTTTACAACTTCAGGAGGATTGGTCCTGACACTAAGGTGTATGGAATCATTGGGAAGCCTGTCAGCCACAGCAAATCACCTGTTGTTCACAATCAAGCTTTCAAGTCGGTTGATTATAATGGAGTCTATGTTCATCTCTTGGTTGATGATCTTGCAAGCTTTCTCAAAACTTACTCATCCTCTGATTTCGCTGGATTCAGGTAAAAAAAGCTATCACGGTGACAAAAAAGGTTTACTCCCagtttattatgttttggttCTGTTTTTTACCTGCAGCTGTACAATTCCACACAAAGAAGCTGCTTTGAAATGTTGTGATGAGGTTGATCCATTGGCAAAGGTCTGGTTTtgctaatttaataataaatgtttaagaaACCGCTAGGCGGTGGTTAGGACTTAGGCGTCTGATAGAGGATTAGTGTTTAGACAGGCATCTAGACagatttttagaacactgctaataactaaatattaccAGATAGAATAAAATAGCCATCCTGCTTCACACTGAatgcttgatttttttttaacagtcTATAGGAGCTGTGAACACTATACTAAGGAGACAAAGCGACGGCAAGTTGCTGGGTTACAACACGGATTGTATTGGTTGCATTTCTGCTATTGAGGATGGCCTTCGAAGTAAGTTATATCTTCACATCAACAGCTTTAATCTGGAGAAATGTAGGTTTGACCTCATGTagccttttttcttttgttaaggCTCAAGTGGTCCAAGCAGtgtaccttcttcttcttcgccatTAGCCGGTAAAACAGTGGTGGTTATTGGTGCTGGTGGAGCAGGCAAGGCACTTGCTTATGGTGCAAAAGAGAAGGGTGCCAAGGTTGTGATTGCTAATCGAACTTATGGTAATGTACATATCCTACATTTGGTTACTTTCCCCTTTTATAGATTCTATTAAACGGTCATGCTTGTCTTTGACACTACTCTGTCATGTTGTGTGTTATGATAGAACGAGCAGTAGAACTCGCAGAAGCAATTGGAGGCAAAGCGTTATCTCTCACGGATTTAGATAACTTCCACCCAGAAGATGGCATGGTTTTGGCCAACACCACGTCTATGGGAATGCAACCAAATGCTGATGAGACTCCCATCTCCAAGGTTACAACTCTTTCCTTTTGGTTTCTGTCAGTTACTAAGGAGCCGTTCTTAAACTTattagcttcttctttttttgtttgtttctccaGCATGCATTGAAGCACTACGCACTGGTGTTTGATGCGGTTTATACACCAAGAATCACACGACTGTTACGGGAAGCAGAAGAATGCGGAGCAGTGACAGTGTCAGGCTCAGAGATGTTTGTGAGGCAGGCTTACGAGCAGTTTGAGATTTTCACCGGTTTGCCCGGTAAGTGTGACTCATTACCAAACACAACCCATTGTCTCTGGTtccataaaacttataaaagaaaactGACTTTTACCACTCACCTAGACTAATATGAAAGCTTTCTTGTTCCATTGTTTTGGTGCAGCTCCAAAGGAACTATATTGGCAAATCATGTCAAAGTACTGAGAGACCTCACTCACTCTCGTGTTTGGTGTTACTTACTGCCATGTCAAAGTAGTTGATTATCtgtgtatttatatataaacgATAAAAGCTTTGTTGAGTTGATGGAAACTTAGATTTTGCAAGTGTTGTATTTCTCTGTTACAAATCATAATCGTCCCTGAATAAAAAGACTAAGGGACAAGAAAGAAACACCTTCACCTTACATATTGGAAGAAGAgtggttatatatatttacattttacaaGTCACAACACCTTAACCACCTTCTTTTTTTCCACGGTACAAACTCAACGAACAGCCAACATGAAAAGAGATTTCAAACTGGAAGTGAGTTCTGTGCAGCAAGACGTACACGCCAAGCGAAATAATAAAGGTACAATGAGTTAAGGCACACTGCTATCCCAAAACCAAGTACCCCTGCAAAAAGTATAGCATAGATTGCAGATACTCTCACCTGAAACGTAAAAGATTTgagtaaatgttttgatttaatattccttttttttatttagtattcAAGTGAGAGACTATTGCTTACTATAGTATATAGTAGATGAACCAAGATGCCCACAAGCGCAAACTCAAGTGCTGCATATGTCCATATGTACTCTCTAATAGCTGAACAATCATATTGTAATAACAGaagcttttaaaatttttgtttggcTAACAAAAGTGAAAGAAAGAGTGAGACTTTGGAGGAAGTATTAGAGTGGTTGTGTTTTACCAAGGACACTGGCGAAAACAGATGCTAAGAGTCCCAACGTTAATGAAAACGGTCCTGCTATGTAGACGGCTTTCGTGTTCAAGTCCCTAATCTAACAATAGAAACCTTTGTCAATGTCTTTATCtatcaaagcaaaaacaaataatttatatattcggTGGCTACCAGTAACTGctcgaggaagaagaagtaACAGACTGCGCTGATCAGAACTAGCACCACAAACTCTTGCCAAGCACTGCCACCACCAAAACCATTTCAGTTTCTCTCAGTAGACTGGTGTCAAATTAAAGAAGAATCTAGAAGTTACCTAGCGGTTTGTGACTGTATATTCTGTTGACCGCGAGCACGTCTGTTGTTTGATTGGTTAGTCGTCGGCACACGAAGCAACATAACCGGTAAGTTCTGGACTTCTTGTCTGCAAACGTCACAGGTTCTCGTCCCCTTTGTGCTAAACCACTTGATGGCACACGCTTCGTGAACAAGTCTGAGATCGCCTTTGCAGCTGCACTCCATTTTCAGAGTGTTGCCTTCTTCCAACACGTCTAGACAGATTCTGCACACCGCTTCTTCTTCTGGAATCTCTTCATCTGTTTCTTCCGTGGGAACATGAGAGGTTTGATCTGTCTCAGAGGAAACATGAGCTTTGTGGTTGTCAAAGGAAATGGATCTCACGATCACTATGTTCCTCCCAGGCATGGACAAGGACCTTGAAACTGATGGATAAGTTGAATCTTTCTGTAACAGAATACaatcttctttttctcctttttcctGCTATGTTTTTGGacaaaaaaatttagtaaatttaaCATGTTTGCACATTTATATTATGGCAAAAGAACTCACATTAGGTGGTTCAACTGAAACATGTGCAGATGCCTTAGGAGACAGCTTTGAAGCATGTCTAGTTGGAAGGGACAAGCATCTTTTCCAATAAGGAGAAGGTGTTGAACCGGAAGTGATATTAGGCTTTATAGGTGTTTCCATGAGATGGGGAGGAGATAGTAGAGAGCTTCTCTCGCTTTGCGGATGAGCTACTACAGCTTTCTTCTTGAAGCTTAGGTTGCGCAAGATCCCTCTTGGTGAGGATGTACTAACGGTTTTGAATGAACTTGTGGACTTCAGTGAACTCTTTGGTTTAGTGGGTATCTGTATAGAAAGATCCAAGTGGGTTCCGCTCCTCGGTGCATCTTCAGTAGATTTTTCTTGCACCTGATGATCAGCCTATAGAAAGTAGAGTGATAATACATGTCAAAAATTCAGGCCTTTTCTCATGCACAATAAAGCAAAAACAGAACTGAAAATGATTACTATAGATAAAAGTGTTTTCATTTACTTGACTCTTTAAAAAGATACTAACTTTGCAATGGTAAAACATATGCAAACTAGACCTCATGCTCAGAATAAAAACATTCTTTCTCTATACCCAAAAATCTGAGAAAACAATCTAACATGTCAATAGCTCTATGTATTTGTCATTTCACTTTTTTCCTCAAAAAAGCTGAAACCTTCATCTATGTTATAAAACAAATCCCAAGTAgctctgtttttgttattaacagagatataaacaaatcaaaagGAGATTCTATGGCTACTAAGTGAATTAAACATATCAAATCCAGATTCCAGAGGAAGAGAAAAAGATCCCAAGCAGAACGTCTAAGCCAATATAAACCCTTAAACTTTACAAGGAAAATTCATGGAAAAATCCAACCGTGGAAATAAAGAAACAGACAACAAAGATGTCACCTTTACCTTATAGTCTACAAACCCATTAATAATAAAACTTC is a genomic window containing:
- the LOC108809107 gene encoding classical arabinogalactan protein 27; translated protein: MASSLILKLIAFVSFSSLSFSLPTTNTIPSSPTIFPFEDQISPEIAPLLPSPAVTSTQTIPSTNSPLPDPQNDDVVADPDPAFAPSAPPPASSLATPSSQAPRVLLTVTFAAVPCFLLRLLAVSAL
- the LOC108812933 gene encoding bifunctional 3-dehydroquinate dehydratase/shikimate dehydrogenase, chloroplastic, producing the protein MATARLTYPPHLLATPRSSSSPTSIANLRLLPASHFSLRFKSSFSSAETTSVPVPLVFSDRQRRQRMEEPSNACVASNTTEKEIASQEIAKNPSLICAPVMADSIDKMVAETHKAQELGADLVEIRLDSLKEFNNPLEDLKTIINKSPLPTLFTYRPKWEGGRYEGDENERLDVLRLAMELGADYIDVELKVASEFIKSIKGKKPENFRVIVSSHNYQSTPSVEDLSDLALRIQEAGADIVKIATTAVDITDVARMFHITSNAQVPTIGLVMGERGLMSRILCSKFGGYLTFGTLESGKVSAPGQPTIKELLDLYNFRRIGPDTKVYGIIGKPVSHSKSPVVHNQAFKSVDYNGVYVHLLVDDLASFLKTYSSSDFAGFSCTIPHKEAALKCCDEVDPLAKSIGAVNTILRRQSDGKLLGYNTDCIGCISAIEDGLRSSSGPSSVPSSSSPLAGKTVVVIGAGGAGKALAYGAKEKGAKVVIANRTYERAVELAEAIGGKALSLTDLDNFHPEDGMVLANTTSMGMQPNADETPISKHALKHYALVFDAVYTPRITRLLREAEECGAVTVSGSEMFVRQAYEQFEIFTGLPAPKELYWQIMSKY
- the LOC108812934 gene encoding uncharacterized protein LOC108812934 isoform X1, which encodes MMMKQQDSSAQQPEIAIIVGGSSSSPPPQADHQVQEKSTEDAPRSGTHLDLSIQIPTKPKSSLKSTSSFKTVSTSSPRGILRNLSFKKKAVVAHPQSERSSLLSPPHLMETPIKPNITSGSTPSPYWKRCLSLPTRHASKLSPKASAHVSVEPPNQEKGEKEDCILLQKDSTYPSVSRSLSMPGRNIVIVRSISFDNHKAHVSSETDQTSHVPTEETDEEIPEEEAVCRICLDVLEEGNTLKMECSCKGDLRLVHEACAIKWFSTKGTRTCDVCRQEVQNLPVMLLRVPTTNQSNNRRARGQQNIQSQTASAWQEFVVLVLISAVCYFFFLEQLLIRDLNTKAVYIAGPFSLTLGLLASVFASVLAIREYIWTYAALEFALVGILVHLLYTIVRVSAIYAILFAGVLGFGIAVCLNSLYLYYFAWRVRLAAQNSLPV
- the LOC108812934 gene encoding uncharacterized protein LOC108812934 isoform X2, with protein sequence MMMKQQDSSAQQPEIAIIVGGSSSSPPPQADHQVQEKSTEDAPRSGTHLDLSIQIPTKPKSSLKSTSSFKTVSTSSPRGILRNLSFKKKAVVAHPQSERSSLLSPPHLMETPIKPNITSGSTPSPYWKRCLSLPTRHASKLSPKASAHVSVEPPNEKGEKEDCILLQKDSTYPSVSRSLSMPGRNIVIVRSISFDNHKAHVSSETDQTSHVPTEETDEEIPEEEAVCRICLDVLEEGNTLKMECSCKGDLRLVHEACAIKWFSTKGTRTCDVCRQEVQNLPVMLLRVPTTNQSNNRRARGQQNIQSQTASAWQEFVVLVLISAVCYFFFLEQLLIRDLNTKAVYIAGPFSLTLGLLASVFASVLAIREYIWTYAALEFALVGILVHLLYTIVRVSAIYAILFAGVLGFGIAVCLNSLYLYYFAWRVRLAAQNSLPV